One Festucalex cinctus isolate MCC-2025b chromosome 1, RoL_Fcin_1.0, whole genome shotgun sequence genomic region harbors:
- the setd1a gene encoding histone-lysine N-methyltransferase SETD1A isoform X2 → MDQDSGADTQKAVSLQWKSFKLVQDPATRRVAQKIYRYDGVHFSVPDSGFPPVGELRDPRPRRLWSRYTEMVLPVPKFKLDEFYVGPIPLKEVTFARLNDNIKEPFLAEMCAKFGEVEEMEILFHPKTRKHLGLARVLFTSTRGAKDTVKQLHNTSVMGNIIHAQLDIKGQQRQKYYDLIVNGSYTPQTVPLGGKALVDCLTPQTPTQQQSDMSDDFRRRLSTELAALAAGVQQVLKSGNITPGSADTGFGEQRLDTPASSSVTGCYASGSSASSQSGTPYSSRSGTPFSQESGYSGTRHSSYNAGTLSSGYPPQDMLPSSSSSSAVSSTVGSGFKVSRYSEDVHDPSLYHRGRPGYLPPASYRPNEPLCYPPYPNAGGPGPHMAHHSAMPPPLLGSQYDQPLMTERERDRDLVGRYGAGGGISRRSSYHHQQDANSSSSKYHSHHSHHHSDRRDERGYRRDSVGSRSGEHGHQRHRNHHHSHNHHGSRRKSSHDRDRDRDQDREREGDHSSNSDPRSNSNSYRSSSNSMSPPPSSYSAYSASKEPTPVPQGLDTSARLGGTSLPERGPAPLAGALPPPPPPPPPPLPPASVIAAAVAETLGGLDFNQDSPTREEQWTKPKRRPSTPPLPPKTPPPPPLSPSHSSSASLSTSSSSTSLPQHPATSGSSPPGRRRGSASPEPDSTNESLPFAYHGSSLDSRIEMLLKEQKAKFSFLASDEEDEDEKQKGTRSEGGTKRGRAGNSVGEHVGTNQVDNGGDKERDRDNLRKRGKGAEGRKSPTEPPTSTPPSSTFSPHIPLPDEALPPLPDEPLAPVDPEGTDAVPEETTQDVSIDIQKSTGAHTPPYNGQSQSPTHSSGEDMEISEEEEEEGEVTITTVTTHQPSITSCSSPSSSQAAMPSQAAADPSSSSPPPPPISESTQHFGTSMHPPIPSYPPHLPPPPPPGYSLQPPPPPGIPPPPHMELHPEYPPPMPHHMYDYASSMELMNQYTGGAPMSFQMQTHMLSRLHQLRMSSSNGTPGEAATGDYSSYHLHSLPPAHHPFMEQEGSEAAAHYEQDHRYMPPHMLPYPYTDPHSTQIPPPSHLPPPHPAWPPHILAAHYPSYMPPPAYGTMPTGVGGGYQTPGEEIPLVAENPHEATVQMALATLIQEMKSIMQRDLNRKMVENIAFATFDEWWDRKETKAKPFQTMSAIRDEEKKEDKVNRPREPLMSLVDWAKSGGVEGFSLRGALRLPSFKVKRKEPQELTEGDMKRPRPLTPPDEDDEGADRRTPDAGRAGRDNKRRKKKPRSRKPWELDSEGEETSDGSSSEKDDEEVEASDKSDDDALSADSDDESLSSSSEGTGSEASSSSSSSEEEGEMLDSDGPDIIDESTMESTVEKDAREKIFTKAELKIGEAKDNKPEPPSKRPPSPPYPRPPSPVVLVPPLKKRRKTVSFSTEENEIKAQSSSLPPLLSSPPLQTPADAPPLSPARPLDNRVAAGPRPAHGIQLLPFASKPGEANALIVPPCGRSPDSEESKRVSPVKAPGKRGTGKDSPKSSAPPIMVCRTVQNLPLDHASMCKMAFEEAPPAPPFGKRPRGKSRTAIIPTSFREEDEDEEKEQRLRLREQLGASSLLQLASTADLSVLADVALKMDPDDADSEETETSDEAEEQKMEDGPFSEEALLRVMSSESLAVFMEHNYCRPPILAAPPGSKKTSKQESSVLLPADLNAILEAPEEVIGEALPSRGDTGEYLELLSQETSQATATLPPTKRLQASKVLELEKSKKKRNKDKENLEVLPAKQPKETPAMKQKKRKLEDSEEDVDVEELESGELTSTDSEGEPPAAALEDVRKSERLFLQEAGLTSAKPAPSPEPPAIKYENRSEFEQMTILYDIWNSGLDSEDLMLLKTTYEKLLQNDHNSDWLNDTHWVQHTVTNLPNPRRKKRNADGQLREHVTGCARSEGYYAISRKEKDVYLDLDLPEQVIREVENVDTSGTNRVLSERRSEQRRLLTVIGTPAVMDSDLLKLNQLKFRKKKLRFGRSRIHEWGLFAMEAIAADEMVIEYVGQNIRQMVADNREKRYAQQGIGSSYLFRVDHDTIIDATKCGNLARFINHCCTPNCYAKVITIESQKKIVIYSKQAIAVNEEITYDYKFPLEENKIPCLCGTENCRGTLN, encoded by the exons ATGGATCAAGACAGCGGTGCAGACACACAAAAAGCTGTGAGTTTGCAGTGGAAGAGCTTCAAACTGGTCCAGGACCCGGCCACCAGACGGGTGGCACAGAAGATCTACAGATACGATGGAGTGCATTTCAGCGTGCCT GACTCTGGATTCCCGCCTGTCGGTGAACTGCGGGACCCGAGACCCCGCAGATTATGGTCCAGGTATACAGAGATGGTCCTGCCGGTGCCAAAGTTTAAG TTGGACGAGTTCTACGTGGGTCCGATCCCCCTCAAGGAGGTGACTTTCGCCAGGCTCAATGACAACATCAAGGAGCCCTTCTTGGCTGAGATGTGCGCCAAGTTCGGCGAGGTGGAGGAGATGGAGATCCTGTTCCACCCCAAGACCAGGAAGCACCTGGGCCTGGCTCGTGTGCTGTTCACCAGCACACGTGGTGCCAAGGACACGGTCAAGCAGCTGCACAACACCTCCGTCATGGGCAATATTATCCATGCGCAGCTGGACATCAAAG GCCAGCAGAGGCAGAAGTATTACGACCTGATCGTGAATGGCTCCTATACGCCTCAGACAGTCCCCTTGGGGGGTAAGGCCTTAGTTGACTGCCTTACGCCGCAGACACCTACACAGCAACAGTCTGATATG TCTGATGACTTCCGGCGGCGGCTCTCCACTGAGTTGGCTGCGTTGGCGGCGGGCGTCCAGCAAGTCCTCAAGTCCGGTAACATCACTCCTGGTTCAGCGGATACCGGTTTCGGTGAGCAGCGCCTGGACACACCTGCCTCCTCGTCCGTGACAGGCTGTTACGCCTCGGGGTCTTCAGCGTCATCTCAGAGCGGAACACCGTACAGCTCCAGATCTGGGACGCCGTTCTCTCAGGAGTCCGGCTATTCTGGAACAAG GCACAGCAGCTACAACGCAGGCACTTTGTCAAGTGGTTACCCCCCTCAGGACATGCttccttcttcctcctcctcctctgcggTGTCGTCTACGGTCGGCAGCGGATTCAAAGTGTCCCGCTACTCCGAGGATGTTCACGACCCTTCCTTGTACCACCGAGGTCGTCCCGGGTACCTCCCGCCCGCCTCATACCGTCCCAACGAGCCGCTCTGCTACCCGCCGTACCCCAACGCGGGAGGACCCGGCCCCCACATGGCGCACCACTCTGCCATGCCCCCACCACTTCTAGGGTCCCAGTATGATCAGCCTCTCATGACTGAGCGGGAGCGGGACAGAGACTTGGTAGGGCGCTATGGGGCGGGGGGCGGCATCTCAAGGCGGTCGTCTTACCACCACCAGCAGGACGCCAACTCCTCCTCCTCAAAATACCATTCCCATCACTCGCACCACCACTCGGACCGCCGGGACGAGCGGGGCTACCGACGGGACAGCGTGGGCTCTCGGTCAGGTGAACACGGACACCAGCGGCACCGCAACCACCACCACTCGCACAACCACCACGGCAGCCGCAGGAAGAGCAGCCACGACCGCGACCGAGATCGTGACCAGGACCGGGAGCGGGAAGGCGACCACTCCAGCAACTCAGACCCCAGATCCAATTCCAACTCTTACCGCTCCTCCTCCAACAGCATGTCCCCGCCCCCCTCGTCGTACTCCGCATATTCTGCTTCCAAAGAGCCCACCCCGGTCCCTCAAGGATTGGATACGTCCGCTCGTCTGGGGGGCACGAGCCTCCCGGAGAGGGGTCCTGCACCCTTGGCAGGTGCTCTGCCACCACCCCCTcccccgccaccgccgccgctacCACCGGCATCCGTCATTGCCGCCGCTGTGGCTGAGACACTGGGAGGGCTTGATTTCAACCAGGATAGTCCCACCCGAGAGGAACAGTGGACCAAGCCCAAACGCCGCCCCAGCACGCCACCGCTCCCACCGaagacaccaccaccaccacctttgTCCCCTTCCCATTCCTCCAGCGCCTCTTTATCTacttcctcttcctccacctCCCTCCCCCAGCACCCTGCCACTTCTGGTAGCTCGCCACCTGGTCGCCGACGTGGTTCTGCCTCTCCGGAGCCAGATTCCACCAATGAAAGCTTACCATTTGCCTATCACGGCAGCAGCCTGGACTCACGCATTGAGATGCTCCTCAAGGAGCAGAAGGCCAAGTTTTCCTTCCTTGCCTCtgatgaggaagatgaggatgagAAGCAGAAGGGTACTCGCTCTGAAGGTGGGACAAAAAGAGGGCGAGCGGGCAATAGTGTGGGCGAGCACGTGGGCACCAACCAGGTAGACAACGGTGGGGACAAGGAGCGGGACCGAGACAACCTCAGGAAACGAGGGAAAGGGGCTGAAGGTCGGAAAAGTCCCACCGAGCCACCAACTTCTACTCCACCTTCTTCCACGTTCTCACCTCACATACCACTCCCGGATGAGGCCTTGCCACCACTCCCGGATGAGCCCTTGGCACCGGTCGACCCAGAGGGGACGGACGCAGTTCCAGAGGAGACAACGCAGGATGTGAGCATTGACATACAAAAGAGTACCGGAGCACACACGCCACCTTACAACGGACAGAGTCAG TCCCCTACTCATTCTTCGGGGGAAGACATGGAAATctcggaagaggaggaggaggagggcgagGTGACCATCACGACAGTGACCACCCACCAGCCCTCCATCACCTCCTGCTCCTCGCCGTCGTCTTCCCAGGCAGCGATGCCGTCACAGGCGGCGGCAGACCCCTCGTCGTCATCGCCCCCACCTCCGCCCATTTCAGAGTCAACACAGCACTTTGGCACCTCTATGCACCCGCCCATCCCGTCCTACCCGCCCCACCTGCCACCCCCACCACCGCCGGGCTACTCCCTGCAGCCGCCCCCGCCTCCTGGGATCCCGCCGCCACCCCACATGGAGCTTCACCCGGAGTATCCTCCGCCCATGCCTCACCATATGTATGACTATGCCAGCTCAATGGAACTGATGAACCAATACACTGGTGGGGCCCCCATGTCCTTCCAGATGCAGACACACATGCTCAGTCGCCTGCACCAGCTGCGCATGTCGTCTTCTAATGGCACGCCGGGCGAGGCTGCCACAGGGGACTACTCTTCATACCACTTACACTCACTGCCACCAGCGCACCACCCCTTCATGGAACAAGAGGGAAGCGAGGCGGCCGCACACTACGAGCAGGATCACCGCTATATGCCGCCCCACATGCTTCCCTACCCTTACACTGACCCACACAGCACCCAGATACCACCTCCTTCACACCTTCCACCTCCGCACCCAGCGTGGCCGCCACACATCTTGGCTGCACATTACCCCTCTTACATGCCACCGCCCGCCTATGGCACCATGCCAACTGGCGTGGGCGGCGGGTACCAGACGCCTGGCGAGGAAATACCCCTGGTGGCCGAGAATCCTCACGAAGCCACCGTGCAAATGGCGTTGGCCACGCTCATCCAAGAGATGAAGAGCATCATGCAGAGGGACCTGAACCGCAAGATGGTGGAGAACATCGCCTTCGCCACATTTGATGAGTGGTGGGACAGGAAGGAGACCAAGGCTAAG CCATTCCAGACAATGTCAGCCATTCGCGACGAGGAGAAAAAAGAGGATAAGGTGAACCGTCCTCGTGAGCCCTTAATGTCTCTGGTGGATTGGGCCAAAAGTGGTGGTGTGGAGGGCTTCTCCCTGCGCGGAGCACTCAGGCTACCTTCCTTTAAG gtGAAGAGGAAAGAGCCTCAAGAGCTCACGGAAGGAGACATGAAAAGGCCGCGACCATTgacgccgcctgacgaggatgACGAAG GTGCTGACAGAAGGACACCGGATGCTGGCCGAGCGGGACGAGACAACAAGAGGAGGAAAAAGAAGCCTAGGAGTCGAAAACCTTGGGAGCTGGACAGCGAGGGAGAGGAGACGTCTGACGGCTCCTCCTCTGAAAAG GATGATGAGGAAGTTGAAGCGAGTGACAAGTCTGATG ACGATGCTCTTAGCGCCGACAGCGACGACGAGAGCCTCTCCTCGTCTTCAGAGGGCACTGGCTCTGAGGCGTCATCTTCCTCATCGTCCTCCGAGGAGGAAGGGGAAATGCTTGACAGCGATGGACCGGACATCATAGACGAGTCCACTATGGAAAGCACGGTGGAAAAAGACGCCAG GGAGAAGATATTTACAAAGGCAGAGCTCAAAATTG GTGAAGCCAAAGACAACAAACCGGAACCCCCCTCCAAGCGGCCACCGTCCCCGCCGTATCCTCGTCCTCCGTCCCCTGTGGTCCTGGTGCCCCCTCTCAAAAAGCGCCGAAAGACCGTCTCTTTCTCTACCGAGGAGAACGAAATCAAAGCTCAGTCATCGTCTTTGCCGCCATTGCTGTCTTCGCCGCCCTTGCAAACGCCGGCAGATGCTCCCCCACTGTCGCCCGCCAGACCTTTGGACAATCGTGTTGCCGCTGGCCCGCGTCCCGCTCACGGAATCCAGCTTCTCCCCTTCGCCTCCAAACCAGGCGAGGCAAACGCGCTCATCGTGCCGCCGTGTGGACGGTCTCCAGATTCGGAGGAGTCCAAAAGGGTCTCCCCGGTCAAGGCGCCCGGGAAACGGGGCACAGGCAAAGACTCCCCCAAATCCTCTGCACCTCCCATCATGGTGTGCCGTACTGTGCAGAACCTCCCGCTGGACCACGCCTCCATGTGCAAGATGGCCTTCGAGGAGGCGCCCCCCGCGCCTCCCTTTGGCAAGCGACCCCGCGGAAAGTCCCGGACCGCCATCATTCCTACTTCGTTCCGAGAAGAAGACGAGGATGAGGAGAAGGAGCAGAGGCTGAGGCTCCGAGAACAGCTGGGAGCGTCTAGCCTGCTGCAACTGGCCTCCACCGCCGACTTGTCCGTGTTGGCCGACGTGGCCCTGAAGATGGATCCCGACGATGCAGACTCCGAGGAGACAGAGACGTCTGATGAGGCCGAGGAGCAGAAGATGGAGGACGGCCCCTTCTCGGAGGAGGCGCTGCTGCGCGTCATGAGCTCGGAGAGCCTGGCGGTCTTTATGGAGCACAACTACTGTAGGCCACCCATCCTCGCGGCACCACCTGGCTCTAAGAAGACCTCCAAGCAGGAGTCCTCCGTCCTGCTCCCAGCCGACCTCAACGCCATTTTGGAGGCGCCCGAGGAGGTCATCGGCGAGGCGCTTCCCTCAAGAGGCGACACGGGAGAGTATTTGGAATTGCTGTCGCAGGAGACGAGCCAGGCCACCGCGACACTTCCGCCAACCAAGAGGTTACAGGCAAGCAAAGTGCTGGAGCTTGAGAAGAGTAAAAAGAAGAGAAATAAAGACAAGGAGAATCTGGAAGTTCTTCCTGCCAAGCAACCGAAGGAGACGCCCGCCATGAAACAAAAGAAACGCAAACTGGAG GACTCTGAAGAGGACGTGGATGTAGAAGAGCTGGAGTCCGGCGAACTGACGAGCACCGACTCTGAGGGCGAACCTCCCGCGGCGGCTTTGGAGGACGTGAGGAAGAGCGAACGGCTATTCCTGCAGGAGGCCGGCCTGACGTCTGCCAAACCCGCACCATCCCCTGAGCCTCCTGCGATCAAGTATGAGAACCGCAGTGAATTCGAGCAGATGACCATCCTATACGACATCTGGAACTCGGGCCTGGACAGCGAGGACCTGATGCTGCTGAAGACCACGTACGAGAAGCTGCTGCAGAATGACCACAACTCCGACTGGCTCAACGACACCCACTGGGTGCAGCACACTG TGACCAACTTACCGAACCCTCGACGGAAGAAAAGGAACGCAGACGGGCAGTTGCGCGAGCATGTGACAGGCTGCGCCAGGAGCGAAGGCTACTACGCCATCAGCCGCAAGGAGAAGGACGTCTACCTGGACTTGGACCTCCCTGAGCAAGTCATACGGGAGGTGGAGAACGTTGACACCTCG gGCACCAACCGCGTGCTGTCGGAGCGACGCTCGGAGCAGCGCCGCCTCCTCACCGTCATCGGCACGCCGGCTGTCATGGACTCTGACCTGCTCAAGCTCAACCAGCTCAAG